Proteins found in one Abyssicoccus albus genomic segment:
- the terL gene encoding phage terminase large subunit: MSNSINVALSEEGFLRSREERVELQRILTEELTLLSQIIENGKASPKEVERFFTVDEQLRQLKRINECEFDVARFSVEYFSDDANPDNDENLIPKGSNYDNMSEFHKELTGMLSKVSSKEKDDNIAWACPRRHAKTAYASNIFPVHQAVYKHRQFMVIVSETADMAGTFITWGNRQFKFNDKLIRDFGMLLHESPSKNELDNKQEYVTLNGVKIMARGAGGQMRGMRYGKSRPELIIFDDLEGEENVSTPEQMKKMEAWFNETALPALALDGIAVYIGTILCYDSLLDKVLRNDRRFEGRRYKAVKKFPSNTEMWTKWKKIYLSDKEGAVEQAKQFYEDNRQKMDEGVELLWSEYYGYYWFVVQLVNMGAKAFNQEYQNEPTDEERQIFKPENFVYYEDKDLLGKELEYYCGIDFAMGKEKGDFSSMITIAKNIHTDVCYIVDVYNERVHPKEFLEAIIDNVKIYQYEGIAVETQMAQEFFADTLSDRLNEIGYPAHLRVTPIKQRTRKSLRIEAMSPDVNNGRIRFKYDQTDIIGQYTMYPMAPHDDMIDACEMAYGLATNHAQGTISNFGNYYNRQLSNEPKHARYSRYLNKLSYERKRGG, encoded by the coding sequence ATGTCGAATAGTATAAACGTAGCATTATCGGAAGAAGGCTTCTTACGAAGCCGTGAGGAGCGTGTAGAACTACAACGAATCTTGACGGAAGAATTAACGTTACTATCGCAAATAATAGAGAACGGAAAAGCAAGTCCGAAAGAAGTTGAACGATTCTTTACAGTCGATGAACAACTTCGCCAACTCAAACGAATCAATGAGTGCGAGTTCGATGTCGCAAGATTCTCCGTAGAGTATTTCTCGGACGACGCTAATCCAGACAACGACGAAAACTTAATTCCGAAAGGAAGTAATTACGATAATATGTCGGAGTTCCACAAGGAATTGACCGGTATGTTGTCGAAAGTATCTAGTAAGGAAAAGGACGATAACATCGCTTGGGCGTGTCCTAGACGTCACGCAAAGACGGCATATGCTTCGAATATATTCCCGGTACACCAAGCCGTATATAAACATCGTCAGTTCATGGTAATCGTATCAGAGACGGCGGATATGGCAGGAACATTTATTACGTGGGGTAATCGTCAGTTTAAGTTTAACGATAAGTTAATTCGTGATTTCGGAATGTTGTTACACGAAAGTCCTTCGAAGAATGAACTCGACAACAAGCAAGAGTATGTGACGCTTAATGGCGTAAAGATAATGGCTCGAGGAGCCGGAGGGCAAATGCGTGGTATGCGTTACGGTAAGTCGAGACCGGAATTAATTATCTTCGATGATTTAGAGGGCGAAGAAAACGTATCAACTCCGGAGCAAATGAAAAAGATGGAAGCGTGGTTTAACGAAACAGCACTTCCGGCATTGGCACTCGATGGTATAGCCGTATACATTGGAACGATCCTTTGTTACGACAGTTTGCTCGATAAGGTTCTTCGGAATGATAGACGTTTTGAAGGTCGGAGATACAAAGCCGTTAAGAAGTTTCCGAGTAATACGGAGATGTGGACGAAATGGAAGAAGATTTATCTATCGGACAAAGAAGGCGCAGTTGAACAGGCGAAACAATTCTACGAAGATAATCGTCAGAAGATGGACGAAGGTGTGGAATTACTTTGGTCGGAGTATTACGGATATTATTGGTTCGTAGTACAACTCGTAAACATGGGAGCGAAAGCCTTCAACCAAGAGTATCAGAACGAACCAACGGACGAAGAGCGACAGATATTCAAGCCAGAGAACTTCGTGTATTACGAAGATAAAGACTTACTTGGAAAAGAACTCGAGTATTATTGCGGAATTGACTTCGCCATGGGTAAAGAAAAAGGCGACTTTAGTTCGATGATTACAATCGCTAAAAACATACATACAGACGTATGTTATATCGTCGATGTGTATAACGAAAGGGTACACCCGAAAGAGTTCTTAGAAGCGATAATAGATAACGTAAAGATTTATCAGTATGAAGGAATTGCAGTCGAGACACAAATGGCACAAGAGTTCTTCGCAGACACATTGTCGGACAGATTGAACGAGATAGGTTATCCGGCACATTTACGAGTGACTCCTATTAAGCAACGTACAAGAAAGTCGTTACGTATCGAAGCAATGTCTCCGGACGTAAACAACGGACGTATTCGATTTAAGTACGACCAGACGGACATTATCGGACAGTATACTATGTACCCTATGGCGCCACATGACGACATGATTGACGCTTGTGAAATGGCGTATGGATTGGCTACGAACCATGCACAAGGAACAATCTCTAACTTCGGTAATTACTACAACCGACAGTTGTCTAACGAACCAAAACACGCAAGATATTCACGATATTTAAACAAATTAAGTTACGAACGAAAGAGAGGAGGATAA